One stretch of Hydrogenovibrio kuenenii DSM 12350 DNA includes these proteins:
- the glk gene encoding glucokinase yields the protein MSLILAGDIGGTKTLLAIFKSQNNGKLEELCKKSYPSNSYTNFNSLLKNFISEHSSLADKVITATFGVAGPVLDQRCMTTKLPWIINAIEISNEFQIPNVHLLNDLEATAYGILTLNHFHSLNPNAQEKSGHFSVIAAGTGLGEVTVFFDGREYHTMPSEGGHCDFAPQTPLEDQLIAFLRNRFKGHVSMDRILSGDGFGNLYDFLKSINFAPVNPPLEERMKQEDRNAVISHAGLHNEDPLCTEVMKLFCRIYGAEAGNLALKALPFGGIYIAGGIAKKIRPALESGIFMEGFLDKGRLSHSIEHIPIRLVDNEEAPLLGAANFASKQI from the coding sequence ATGTCTCTAATTTTAGCAGGTGATATTGGTGGCACCAAAACACTATTGGCTATTTTCAAAAGTCAAAATAACGGCAAACTTGAAGAACTCTGCAAAAAAAGCTATCCAAGTAATAGCTATACGAATTTCAACAGCTTACTTAAAAACTTCATCAGCGAGCATAGCTCGCTAGCAGATAAAGTTATCACCGCAACCTTTGGAGTTGCTGGACCGGTCCTTGATCAACGCTGTATGACAACCAAACTACCGTGGATTATAAACGCCATCGAAATTTCCAATGAATTTCAAATTCCAAATGTGCATCTTTTGAATGACTTGGAAGCAACTGCTTATGGAATTTTAACCCTTAATCATTTCCACAGCCTAAACCCTAATGCTCAAGAGAAATCCGGACACTTTTCGGTTATCGCGGCGGGAACAGGACTAGGCGAAGTTACCGTATTTTTTGACGGCCGCGAATACCACACAATGCCAAGTGAAGGAGGGCATTGCGATTTTGCGCCTCAAACACCTTTAGAAGATCAATTAATCGCATTCTTACGAAACCGTTTTAAAGGGCATGTCAGTATGGATAGGATTCTATCTGGTGATGGATTTGGAAATCTCTATGACTTTCTTAAAAGCATTAATTTCGCTCCAGTAAATCCCCCCCTAGAAGAACGAATGAAACAAGAAGATAGAAATGCTGTTATTAGCCATGCTGGCTTACATAATGAAGACCCACTGTGCACCGAAGTCATGAAACTTTTCTGCCGAATTTATGGAGCTGAAGCTGGCAATTTGGCACTAAAAGCTCTGCCATTTGGGGGAATTTATATCGCAGGCGGCATTGCAAAAAAAATTCGTCCCGCCCTTGAATCCGGTATTTTCATGGAAGGCTTTCTTGACAAAGGAAGGCTTTCACATTCGATCGAACATATCCCTATTCGCCTCGTTGATAATGAAGAAGCTCCGCTTCTTGGAGCTGCAAATTTTGCTTCTAAACAAATATAA
- a CDS encoding undecaprenyl-phosphate glucose phosphotransferase — protein MEYKIKTYTSYLAWLHRAIDIFVPFIILLASMHLYNVPWQDRYALLGILGGFIFITSAQMLGLYDSWRERPVITNVQTTLNAWLMTWVFLVVLAFLFKDSSNYSRGVLLIWAVMTPATFILYRLFFRIALSHIRKQGKNSKRIAIVGAGKIGTHLSQVIHENKWLGYQIIGFYDDKKEVLDSNINNFPVIGTTDKLCDDAKNLEFDEVYLCLPLRAENKIKQLLNDLTETTVAVKYIPDLFTFDLVHAKWTDIKGLPVVSVYDTPLNSNSSRVIKRAEDIILSSLILILISPIMILIAIGVKLSSTGPIFYRQTRVGWNGKNFQMLKFRSMPVDVEQNGIKWGGAKDKANTKFGQFIRSTSLDELPQFLNVLKGDMSIVGPRPERDIFVEQFKKEIPRYMQKHMVKAGITGWAQINGWRGDTSLEKRVEFDLHYINNWSLWLDIKIIILTVLKGFINKNAS, from the coding sequence ATGGAATACAAAATAAAAACATACACTTCATACTTAGCTTGGCTCCACAGAGCAATTGATATCTTTGTACCATTCATAATACTTTTAGCGAGCATGCATTTATACAATGTGCCTTGGCAGGATCGCTATGCATTATTAGGGATACTTGGTGGGTTCATATTTATCACTTCTGCACAAATGCTAGGGTTATATGATTCTTGGAGAGAGAGACCAGTCATCACTAATGTACAAACGACATTAAATGCATGGTTAATGACATGGGTTTTCTTAGTCGTATTAGCTTTCTTATTCAAAGATTCAAGCAATTATTCAAGGGGAGTTTTACTGATATGGGCGGTAATGACTCCAGCCACATTTATCCTTTATCGCCTTTTTTTCAGAATCGCTTTGAGCCACATAAGAAAACAGGGAAAAAATAGCAAACGAATCGCCATTGTTGGCGCTGGAAAAATAGGAACCCACCTTTCTCAGGTAATACACGAAAATAAGTGGCTAGGTTACCAAATAATTGGCTTTTATGACGACAAAAAAGAAGTCTTGGATTCTAATATCAACAACTTTCCGGTTATCGGAACAACAGATAAGCTGTGCGATGATGCAAAAAACTTAGAATTTGATGAAGTATATCTGTGTCTTCCATTAAGAGCAGAAAATAAAATCAAACAACTGTTGAACGACCTAACCGAAACCACTGTCGCAGTCAAATACATTCCAGATCTTTTCACATTTGACTTAGTGCATGCAAAATGGACGGACATTAAAGGGCTGCCTGTCGTAAGTGTCTATGACACACCTTTAAACTCGAACTCTTCACGAGTGATTAAACGTGCTGAAGATATCATCCTGTCTTCATTGATTTTAATACTCATCTCTCCCATTATGATTCTAATTGCCATTGGCGTGAAACTATCTTCAACAGGTCCTATTTTCTATCGTCAAACAAGAGTAGGGTGGAATGGCAAAAACTTTCAAATGTTAAAATTCCGTTCTATGCCTGTTGATGTAGAACAGAACGGCATTAAATGGGGCGGAGCAAAAGATAAGGCAAATACTAAATTTGGCCAATTCATCCGCTCAACAAGCCTTGACGAACTCCCACAATTTTTAAACGTCTTAAAAGGCGATATGTCAATTGTTGGCCCTAGGCCAGAACGAGACATTTTTGTAGAACAATTTAAGAAAGAAATACCTCGTTATATGCAGAAACACATGGTAAAAGCAGGCATCACGGGCTGGGCACAAATTAACGGATGGCGTGGAGATACTTCCCTCGAAAAACGCGTCGAGTTCGACCTCCATTATATAAACAACTGGTCACTCTGGCTTGATATTAAAATCATTATTTTGACCGTGCTCAAAGGCTTTATAAATAAAAACGCCAGCTAA
- the galE gene encoding UDP-glucose 4-epimerase GalE translates to MKILIVGGAGYIGSHMCKMLVHSGSEIIVLDNLSTGFQEMVKYGEFVQGDLANQELLDSLLMKNEFDGVIHFAANSLVGESMSNPSKYYQNNVGNTLNLLDAMVRHDVKNFIFSSTAATFGEPEYSPIDERHPQKPINPYGASKLMVERILQDYANAYGLNSVSLRYFNACGADPEGEMGECHDPETHLIPLILQAASGRRKCITVFGRDYATGDGTCVRDYIHINDLCSAHALALDMIVSGKKDGALAYNLGNGHGFSVQQVIDVVKKVVAEDGCNLVVEEGERRAGDPAVLVADSSLARQTLGWQPKYGDLETIVRHAWAWEKTFV, encoded by the coding sequence ATGAAAATTTTGATTGTTGGCGGTGCCGGCTATATTGGCTCTCATATGTGTAAGATGCTTGTGCACTCCGGTAGTGAGATTATTGTTTTGGATAATTTGAGCACAGGCTTTCAAGAGATGGTGAAGTATGGGGAGTTTGTTCAGGGAGATTTAGCGAATCAAGAGTTACTTGACAGTTTATTAATGAAAAATGAGTTTGATGGAGTTATACATTTTGCAGCTAATAGTTTGGTTGGAGAGTCAATGTCAAATCCTTCCAAGTATTACCAAAACAATGTTGGTAATACGCTTAATTTGCTGGATGCAATGGTTCGTCATGATGTAAAAAACTTTATATTTTCTTCTACAGCTGCAACATTTGGTGAGCCTGAATATTCTCCAATAGATGAGAGGCACCCACAAAAACCGATTAATCCTTATGGTGCAAGCAAACTAATGGTTGAGCGTATTTTGCAAGATTACGCTAATGCATATGGTTTAAATTCGGTTAGTTTGCGCTACTTTAATGCCTGTGGAGCTGATCCAGAAGGAGAAATGGGTGAGTGCCATGACCCTGAAACCCATTTAATCCCGCTTATCTTGCAAGCAGCATCGGGTCGAAGAAAGTGTATTACAGTTTTTGGTCGTGACTACGCAACTGGCGATGGCACTTGTGTCCGAGACTATATACATATCAATGATTTATGTTCAGCGCATGCTTTGGCATTAGATATGATTGTTTCGGGTAAAAAAGATGGAGCTTTGGCGTATAACTTAGGAAATGGTCACGGTTTTTCGGTGCAGCAAGTGATTGATGTAGTGAAAAAAGTTGTGGCAGAAGATGGCTGTAACTTAGTAGTTGAAGAAGGTGAGCGCCGTGCCGGTGACCCAGCTGTGTTGGTGGCAGACTCTTCTTTGGCAAGACAAACATTAGGTTGGCAGCCGAAGTATGGCGATTTAGAAACCATTGTGCGCCATGCTTGGGCGTGGGAGAAAACTTTTGTTTGA
- a CDS encoding ComEA family DNA-binding protein: MFKFLTLLFGLMFSAIVYASPVNINKASAEKIASSLTGVGSKKAEAIVAYRKAHGDFKHVADLTHVKGIGVKTLAKNEQDILLKDADEK, encoded by the coding sequence ATGTTTAAGTTTTTAACTCTACTGTTTGGTTTGATGTTTTCAGCGATTGTTTATGCGTCACCAGTGAATATCAATAAGGCATCAGCAGAGAAAATTGCTTCTAGTTTAACTGGGGTTGGTTCGAAAAAAGCAGAGGCGATTGTCGCTTATCGAAAAGCTCATGGCGACTTTAAACATGTCGCAGACTTGACTCATGTAAAAGGCATTGGGGTGAAAACTCTGGCAAAGAATGAACAGGATATTCTTTTAAAAGATGCTGATGAAAAATAA
- a CDS encoding DNA ligase encodes MKNNLLVLVCHIRRLCLLFVFMMAGNVLVTPAMAQVKPPKVLLLKVYQSNQDIIGWLMSEKLDGVRGVWDGHQLHFRSGRMIHAPKWFVEQLPPFAVDGELWTKRNDFSNISSIVRQKLPDERWHQITYNIFEVPNQRGGLEARLEVLRHYLQNHPSSVIRIIPQTRIDSMQQFKSRLDEVLALKGEGLVVRRGNVSYEVGRSADALKVKPFKDDECNVIGYKSGAGKYQGEVGSIHCRLKSGREFYIGSGLKDRDRESPPRIGEQITFKYQKLTANGLPRHPVFLRVRPSE; translated from the coding sequence ATGAAAAATAATTTGTTAGTGCTGGTTTGTCACATAAGGAGGCTGTGCCTCCTTTTTGTTTTTATGATGGCAGGTAATGTTTTAGTGACGCCTGCTATGGCGCAGGTCAAACCGCCTAAAGTACTTTTGTTAAAAGTTTATCAATCTAACCAGGATATTATTGGCTGGTTGATGAGTGAAAAGTTGGATGGTGTTCGCGGTGTTTGGGATGGGCATCAGTTGCACTTTCGTAGTGGCAGAATGATTCATGCGCCAAAATGGTTTGTGGAGCAATTACCGCCATTTGCAGTTGATGGTGAGCTTTGGACTAAACGCAATGACTTTTCCAATATTTCATCTATTGTCAGGCAGAAGTTGCCTGATGAGCGCTGGCACCAGATTACCTACAATATTTTTGAGGTGCCGAACCAACGAGGTGGTTTAGAGGCCCGTTTGGAGGTGTTAAGGCATTATTTGCAAAACCATCCTTCAAGTGTGATCCGAATTATTCCGCAAACACGAATTGATTCTATGCAGCAATTTAAAAGCCGGTTGGATGAGGTTTTGGCTTTGAAAGGGGAGGGCTTAGTTGTAAGGCGTGGTAATGTGTCTTATGAAGTCGGGCGCTCAGCAGATGCTTTAAAAGTGAAGCCTTTTAAGGATGATGAATGTAATGTAATTGGCTATAAGTCTGGAGCTGGCAAATATCAGGGCGAAGTGGGATCTATTCATTGTCGTTTAAAAAGTGGGCGTGAATTTTATATTGGTTCAGGTTTGAAAGATCGTGATAGGGAATCGCCACCGAGAATTGGTGAGCAGATTACGTTTAAATATCAAAAATTAACGGCAAATGGCTTGCCTCGACATCCGGTGTTTTTAAGGGTGAGGCCTAGCGAGTAA
- a CDS encoding protein-L-isoaspartate O-methyltransferase family protein: protein MNLEQARFNMVEQQIRPWDVLDPKVLDLFMAIPRHEFVSEAQQALAYSDLELPIGEEQTMLPPRIEGRMLQALDIEEDETVLEVGTGSGYMTALMAAIANKVTTVEIFPSLQATAKERLQNFDNIEFLIGDASHNWDDGKTYDIIVLTGAVAVLPEAYKNKLNLGGRLVVTIGNAPAMTCQVLTRVSETEWETETMFETVIPHLINAEFSEKFSF from the coding sequence ATGAATTTAGAACAAGCACGCTTCAATATGGTGGAACAACAAATTCGTCCATGGGATGTCTTAGACCCTAAAGTGCTTGATTTATTCATGGCCATTCCTCGCCATGAATTCGTTTCAGAAGCACAACAGGCACTAGCCTACTCTGACCTTGAGCTTCCAATTGGTGAAGAGCAAACTATGCTACCACCAAGAATTGAAGGTCGCATGCTCCAAGCCTTAGATATCGAAGAAGATGAGACTGTTTTAGAAGTGGGTACAGGCTCTGGCTATATGACAGCGCTCATGGCTGCAATTGCCAACAAGGTCACCACCGTAGAAATTTTCCCGAGCTTACAAGCTACGGCTAAAGAGCGTCTGCAAAACTTTGATAATATCGAGTTTTTGATCGGCGATGCCAGTCACAACTGGGATGATGGTAAAACTTACGACATTATCGTTTTAACAGGTGCCGTAGCAGTGCTACCTGAAGCCTACAAAAATAAACTAAACCTTGGTGGACGCCTTGTTGTCACTATAGGTAATGCGCCAGCAATGACCTGCCAAGTATTAACACGCGTTAGTGAAACCGAGTGGGAAACTGAAACCATGTTTGAAACAGTCATTCCACACTTAATCAACGCGGAATTTTCAGAAAAATTCTCATTCTAA
- the thrS gene encoding threonine--tRNA ligase, whose translation MPIITLPDGSKREFPEAVSVMQIATDIGTGLAKATVAGRVNGELKDACDLITEDADVQIITLKDEDGVHIMRHTCAHLLGHALKQLYPNVKMAIGPVIENGFYYDVDMEERISSEDLAKIEQRMKELAKTKYEVVKKMTPRAEALEIFKSRDEDYKVELIEDMPNETEFGFYHHQEYIDMCRGPHLPNMGFVKAFKLTHVAGAYWRGDSDNKMLQRIYGVAFPSKEELKEYLVMMEEAEKRDHRKLGKLLDLFHVDELAPGMAFWHPKGTTLYKVVEDYMRQQLNESGYQEIRTPLIMDRSLWEKSGHWDKFKDNMFTTETENRDYAVKPMNCPGHIQVFNRDLSSYRDLPIRLAEFGLVHRNEPSGTLHGLMRVRSFTQDDAHIFCTPEQIKDEVQACIDLVFNTYADFGFDNIQVKFSTRPEQRVGSDEVWDMAETALEQTLKDAELEYALQPGEGAFYGPKIEFQLKDCIGRVWQCGTIQLDFSMTQAERLNAVYVGADNEKHHPVMIHRAILGSLERFVGILVEHYEGKFPTWLAPVQLVIASISEVHNDYVVDFAKKLKKHGFRVQTDLRNEKVGFKIREHTLQRVPYILVVGDQEKEGGTVNVRARGGNNLGSFDFEQLLQMLSDDIANLGRVVE comes from the coding sequence ATGCCAATCATTACCTTGCCAGATGGTTCAAAAAGAGAATTTCCCGAAGCTGTATCTGTGATGCAAATCGCTACGGATATTGGAACGGGATTGGCTAAGGCAACGGTAGCAGGGCGTGTGAATGGTGAGCTGAAAGATGCTTGTGACTTGATTACAGAAGATGCTGATGTGCAAATCATTACTTTAAAGGATGAAGATGGTGTGCATATTATGCGCCATACTTGCGCGCATCTTTTGGGTCATGCATTAAAGCAACTTTATCCTAACGTTAAAATGGCAATTGGTCCGGTCATTGAAAACGGCTTTTATTATGACGTTGATATGGAAGAACGTATTTCTTCTGAAGATCTGGCAAAGATCGAGCAGCGTATGAAAGAGCTGGCGAAAACTAAGTATGAGGTCGTTAAGAAAATGACGCCTCGTGCTGAAGCGCTAGAGATTTTCAAAAGCCGTGACGAAGACTATAAGGTCGAATTGATTGAAGATATGCCGAATGAAACAGAGTTCGGTTTTTACCATCATCAAGAATATATTGATATGTGCCGTGGTCCTCACTTGCCAAATATGGGCTTTGTTAAGGCGTTTAAGCTGACGCACGTTGCTGGTGCATACTGGCGCGGTGACTCTGATAATAAAATGTTACAGCGCATCTATGGCGTTGCCTTCCCGAGTAAAGAAGAATTAAAAGAATACTTGGTTATGATGGAAGAGGCGGAAAAGCGTGACCATCGTAAGCTTGGTAAGCTACTGGATTTATTCCATGTTGATGAGTTGGCGCCGGGTATGGCGTTTTGGCATCCGAAAGGAACTACTTTATATAAAGTAGTTGAAGACTATATGCGTCAGCAGTTGAACGAAAGTGGCTATCAAGAAATTCGTACGCCTTTGATTATGGATCGTTCCCTGTGGGAAAAATCCGGTCACTGGGATAAGTTTAAAGACAATATGTTCACCACGGAAACAGAGAACCGTGATTATGCCGTTAAGCCGATGAATTGCCCTGGGCATATTCAAGTGTTCAATCGCGACCTAAGCAGTTACCGCGACTTGCCAATTCGCTTGGCGGAATTTGGTTTGGTACACCGTAATGAACCATCTGGAACCTTGCATGGTTTGATGCGTGTGCGCTCCTTTACTCAGGATGATGCGCATATCTTCTGTACACCGGAACAAATCAAAGATGAAGTTCAGGCTTGTATTGATTTGGTGTTCAATACTTATGCAGATTTCGGGTTTGATAATATTCAGGTTAAATTTTCTACGCGCCCAGAGCAACGCGTCGGTTCTGACGAAGTTTGGGATATGGCAGAGACGGCTTTAGAGCAGACGCTTAAAGATGCTGAGCTGGAATATGCCTTGCAGCCAGGAGAAGGGGCTTTTTACGGGCCGAAAATCGAATTCCAGCTTAAGGATTGTATCGGTCGTGTGTGGCAGTGTGGAACGATTCAATTGGATTTTTCCATGACGCAAGCAGAGCGTTTGAACGCCGTTTATGTTGGCGCAGACAACGAAAAACATCATCCAGTAATGATTCACCGAGCCATTCTTGGTTCGCTTGAACGCTTTGTTGGAATTTTGGTAGAACATTACGAAGGAAAATTCCCAACTTGGTTGGCACCAGTGCAATTAGTAATTGCCTCAATTTCTGAAGTACATAACGATTATGTCGTCGATTTTGCAAAAAAATTGAAAAAACATGGGTTTAGAGTGCAAACAGACTTGAGAAATGAGAAGGTTGGGTTTAAAATTCGCGAGCACACTTTACAACGTGTCCCTTATATTTTAGTTGTAGGGGATCAAGAAAAAGAAGGTGGTACCGTTAACGTACGTGCCCGAGGCGGAAATAACCTCGGTAGTTTCGATTTTGAGCAATTGCTTCAAATGTTATCGGACGACATCGCTAATCTTGGTAGAGTCGTGGAATAA
- the infC gene encoding translation initiation factor IF-3 has translation MAVRRGRGKPQQVEAPKDRINEAITVAEVRLIDADGEQKGVVSTADALAAAKEVELDLVEISAKSSPPVCRIMDYGKYHYQKQKKAHEAKKKQKQIQVKEVKFRPGTDIGDYQVKLRNVVKFLDNGDRVKVTIWFRGREITHKELGMDMLERIREDLKEVATVEQMPKMEGRSLQMMIAPTKKTIV, from the coding sequence ATCGCAGTTAGAAGAGGACGTGGTAAGCCACAACAAGTAGAGGCACCAAAAGATAGAATCAATGAAGCTATCACGGTTGCTGAAGTACGTTTAATTGATGCAGACGGCGAGCAAAAAGGCGTCGTTTCAACGGCAGATGCCCTTGCGGCTGCGAAAGAGGTAGAGCTAGATTTAGTTGAAATCTCTGCAAAATCCTCCCCACCAGTGTGTCGAATCATGGATTATGGTAAATATCACTACCAGAAACAGAAGAAGGCACACGAAGCGAAGAAAAAACAAAAACAAATTCAGGTTAAGGAAGTTAAATTCCGACCTGGTACGGATATTGGCGATTATCAGGTTAAGCTACGTAACGTAGTTAAGTTTTTAGATAATGGCGACCGTGTAAAAGTAACTATTTGGTTCCGTGGGCGTGAAATTACGCACAAAGAACTCGGTATGGATATGCTTGAACGTATACGTGAAGACCTAAAAGAAGTCGCAACGGTAGAGCAAATGCCTAAGATGGAAGGTCGTTCATTGCAAATGATGATTGCACCGACTAAAAAAACCATCGTCTGA
- the rpmI gene encoding 50S ribosomal protein L35 — translation MPKMKTNKSAQKRFKKTGSGGFKCKQAHLRHILTKKSTKRKRQLRAASMIHDRDVAMVRRMLPYA, via the coding sequence ATGCCTAAGATGAAAACCAATAAAAGTGCTCAAAAGCGCTTTAAAAAAACCGGTTCTGGCGGTTTTAAATGCAAACAAGCGCATCTTCGTCATATCTTGACCAAGAAATCAACTAAGCGTAAACGTCAACTTCGTGCTGCAAGCATGATTCATGATAGAGATGTGGCAATGGTTCGCCGCATGCTTCCATACGCTTAA
- the rplT gene encoding 50S ribosomal protein L20: protein MARVKRGVIARRRHNKVLKAAKGYYGARRKVFRVAKQAVIKAGQYAYRDRRQKKRQFRRLWIARINAAARLNGMTYSRFISGLNKAEIAVDRKVLSDIAIHDAAAFSAIVEKAKAALA, encoded by the coding sequence ATGGCAAGAGTTAAAAGAGGCGTAATTGCACGCAGAAGACATAACAAAGTACTAAAAGCCGCTAAAGGTTATTATGGTGCACGTCGCAAAGTATTTCGCGTTGCGAAGCAAGCTGTAATCAAAGCAGGTCAATATGCTTATCGTGACCGTCGTCAGAAAAAACGTCAATTCCGTCGTTTATGGATTGCGCGTATTAACGCTGCAGCTCGTTTGAACGGAATGACTTACAGCCGCTTTATTTCTGGTTTGAATAAAGCCGAAATCGCGGTTGACCGTAAAGTATTGTCAGACATCGCTATTCATGATGCGGCCGCTTTCTCTGCAATTGTAGAAAAAGCTAAAGCAGCTTTAGCGTAA
- the pheS gene encoding phenylalanine--tRNA ligase subunit alpha, with amino-acid sequence MQQQLQDIISKAKDAVASVTELASLDEIRVQYLGKKGELTSMMKQLGTLSPEEKPKAGQMINEAKQAVQKFLSEKKASIEAAILAEQLASESIDVTLPGRNSQLGGLHPVTRTLRRIENIFAKAGFDVETGPEIEDDWHNFEALNIPETHPARAMHDTFYFDAQTVLRTHTSGVQIRTMEDKPVPMRIIAPGRVYRCDSDQTHTPMFHQVEGLIVEENASFAQLRTLIIEFLRQFFEDENLKVRFRPSYFPFTEPSAEVDIATNLFGDGRWIEVLGCGMVHPKVLNNVNVDSEKYTGLAFGLGVERLAMLRYGVTDLRQFFENDVRFLQQFK; translated from the coding sequence ATGCAACAACAACTGCAAGACATTATTTCAAAAGCGAAAGATGCTGTGGCATCCGTTACAGAACTTGCTTCGCTCGACGAAATTCGCGTTCAGTATCTCGGAAAAAAAGGCGAACTGACGTCTATGATGAAACAGCTTGGCACACTTTCTCCTGAAGAGAAGCCTAAAGCTGGGCAAATGATTAATGAAGCAAAACAAGCAGTGCAGAAATTTTTGTCTGAAAAGAAAGCTTCTATAGAAGCAGCTATTTTGGCAGAACAACTAGCTTCAGAATCTATCGATGTCACCCTGCCTGGTAGAAACTCTCAGTTGGGCGGTTTGCACCCTGTAACGCGTACTTTGCGTCGCATTGAAAATATTTTTGCTAAAGCAGGGTTTGATGTCGAAACAGGACCGGAAATCGAAGATGACTGGCATAATTTCGAAGCGCTAAATATTCCTGAAACACACCCAGCTCGTGCAATGCACGATACTTTTTATTTTGATGCGCAAACCGTGTTGAGAACCCATACATCAGGGGTTCAAATCCGAACTATGGAAGATAAACCTGTGCCTATGCGTATTATTGCGCCAGGTCGTGTTTATCGTTGTGATTCCGATCAAACGCACACGCCGATGTTCCATCAAGTAGAAGGTTTGATCGTCGAAGAAAACGCAAGCTTTGCGCAGTTAAGAACCTTGATTATCGAGTTTTTAAGACAATTCTTTGAGGATGAGAACTTAAAAGTACGTTTCCGTCCATCTTATTTTCCATTTACCGAGCCATCAGCTGAGGTTGATATTGCCACTAACCTATTTGGTGATGGCCGTTGGATTGAAGTGTTGGGCTGCGGTATGGTGCACCCAAAAGTATTGAATAACGTGAATGTCGATTCAGAAAAATATACCGGCCTTGCATTTGGTCTTGGGGTAGAGCGTTTGGCTATGTTGCGTTACGGCGTAACGGATTTACGTCAGTTCTTTGAAAACGATGTCCGTTTCCTTCAGCAGTTTAAGTAA